The following DNA comes from Ornithinimicrobium avium.
ACGCAGGGCCGGTCCGCGTGCCCGCTGGCGAGGGCAGCCTGGATCATCGTCAGCTCGTAGTGGTCCGTCAGCAGGGCGGTGCTCCCGTTCACGTCGACCAGCCTAGTGCGGGCTGCCTAGAGTGGACCTCGTGCCCGTCGACGTCCCGCAGCCTCCCGCGCCACCCGCCGGCCCGCAGACCACGCCCGAGCGGAAGAGCTCGGTCGCCGTCCTCGACCGGCCGGCGGCCGACACGCCCTGGGTGACCCTCGTGTGGAACGACCCGGTCAACCTCATGTCCTACGTGACCTGGGTCTTCCAGACGCACTTCGGCTACCCGCTCGCCCGCGCCGAGGCCCTGATGATGGACGTGCACACCAAGGGCCGGGCGGTCGTCTCCACCGGCACGCGGGAGACCTGCGAGGCCGACACCGAGGCGATGCACGGCTACGGGCTGTGGGCCACCTTCCAGAAGGACGACTGAGGGATGGCCTCCCCCTTCCGTCGTGAGGGCCAGCGGCTCGTGGCCACCTTCGAGGCCGAGGAGATCGAGGTCGTCGCCCACGTGCTGGAGCTGACCCGCGCCTTCGTCGCGCCCGAACGGCCCGACAGCGGCGACCCGTTCCTGGACCTGGTGGAGGGCCTCGGCGACGAGGTCGACCCCGAGGAGCCCAGCGACCCCGCCCTCGCCCGCCTGCTCCCGCCAGCCTCCCGCGAGGACGCCGAGCAGGCCGCCGAGTTCCGCCGGCTGACCGAGCACGGGCTGCGCCGGCGCAAGGCGGCCACGATCAGCACCGCGCTC
Coding sequences within:
- a CDS encoding DUF2017 family protein, whose product is MASPFRREGQRLVATFEAEEIEVVAHVLELTRAFVAPERPDSGDPFLDLVEGLGDEVDPEEPSDPALARLLPPASREDAEQAAEFRRLTEHGLRRRKAATISTALGALAQAEPPVLDIDLDQGRALAIALTDARLILGERLGLRTDEDSERLHEELSAMLAGELEVDPGTAQKMAYYDFLSWLQESVTAALMAR
- the clpS gene encoding ATP-dependent Clp protease adapter ClpS; the encoded protein is MPVDVPQPPAPPAGPQTTPERKSSVAVLDRPAADTPWVTLVWNDPVNLMSYVTWVFQTHFGYPLARAEALMMDVHTKGRAVVSTGTRETCEADTEAMHGYGLWATFQKDD